Proteins encoded in a region of the Solanum dulcamara chromosome 9, daSolDulc1.2, whole genome shotgun sequence genome:
- the LOC129902495 gene encoding uncharacterized protein LOC129902495 has protein sequence MDVFSDSHMWRDLLLQAILILVTIFMFLFMYNVPQKYFSKLRLRNRADMQSKRHFVQGAQLLSQAKLAAAKDRSDSASLAKSAEAQADLAIALDPKDAAAHILKALALDLQGFKTSALDSIDVALSPLAVKSLSEPERADALFKRAQLRLAASRRGQVDSVIDDLTQSVRLKGDNVKAFCLLGDCYEKKGLKEEAQKAYQEAQKVQPNFAPAREALDRLNSES, from the coding sequence ATGGATGTTTTCTCCGATAGCCACATGTGGCGTGATCTTCTACTTCAAGCAATCCTAATACTCGTCACAATCTTCATGTTCCTTTTCATGTACAACGTTCCCCAGAAATACTTCTCGAAGCTTCGTCTCCGAAACCGTGCCGATATGCAATCGAAGCGTCATTTTGTACAAGGAGCTCAGCTTCTTTCTCAAGCTAAATTAGCAGCAGCGAAGGATCGATCGGACTCTGCTTCTCTAGCTAAATCAGCTGAAGCACAAGCCGATTTGGCTATCGCTTTAGACCCGAAAGATGCAGCAGCTCACATACTCAAGGCTTTGGCTCTTGATTTGCAGGGGTTTAAGACGTCGGCTCTTGATTCCATCGACGTCGCGCTTTCGCCGCTCGCCGTGAAGTCGTTGTCTGAGCCGGAGAGAGCGGATGCATTGTTTAAGAGGGCTCAGTTGAGACTAGCGGCGAGTCGACGTGGACAAGTTGACTCAGTGATTGACGATTTGACTCAGTCTGTTAGGTTGAAGGGTGATAATGTCAAGGCTTTTTGCTTGTTGGGTGATTGTTACGAGAAAAAGGGCTTGAAGGAGGAGGCTCAAAAGGCTTATCAGGAAGCCCAAAAAGTTCAGCCCAATTTTGCTCCTGCTCGAGAGGCACTTGACCGTTTGAATTCCGAGTCTTGA
- the LOC129902659 gene encoding geranylgeranyl transferase type-2 subunit alpha 1 — MHGRPRKAPTPEEQEAFSVKASKLRSLQSQFLQFHHTKIYTKEALDISAKLLESNPEYYTAWNYRKLAVQHNLNLPEVENNEESIKSILDEELRLVENALKRNFKSYGAWHHRKWVLSKGHSSTDRELFLLGKFQKADSRNFHAWNYRRFVTTLKNIPNEKELEYTTDMIYDNFSNYSAWHNRSVLLSHLLKEKAKGYSPKDNVFTEEYEFVRHALFTDPDDQSGWFYHLWLLDQTVELDTLLVSSWPPHGSNLSLSVDGSFGDCSLSPFTSLQINTRTLPLILYFSEAVENICSSTVVIECENIASNELIWRSLSGDGTGSSQAWLTYLNFPVEHAHSEKAYQVKVRLARSQGIFSSTGVHHGDSSHIEFSVSVPPHHSEHVDLKNEGKICWSDESFCTHDAQFLESVLVKLFHLERIKIDETVVDYQWNITTINNEISHCRELLSTMNCKIGKLTLARLLMAHDTLMSFAGTSHRYASHDAEILQLYDDLKKMDPAHLHYYQDEYSIVLLKQIISNQELLLKHCRKYRDPSFPRINNFCVQLNNLSLSRIGSMEQLLWVQVLDLSYNQLKTLEGLEVMQLLSCLNVSYNKLCSFTALEPLKLLRSLKVLDISYNEIGAHSIDTRRYLCSSPLNHRSGGDWKTEESEMHCTEVADYWEAYAIFKDLNLIQLDVIGNAVSDEKRKSLLIKLLPSLKWLDGESCR; from the exons ATGCACGGAAGACCACGCAAAGCTCCAACTCCAGAAGAGCAAGAAGCTTTTAGTGTCAAAGCTTCCAAATTACGGTCTCTACAATCACAATTTCTCCAATTTCATCACACCAAAAt ATATACAAAGGAAGCCTTAGATATAAGTGCAAAGTTGTTAGAGTCAAATCCTGAGTATTATACTGCTTGGAATTATAGAAAACTTGCTGTCCAGCATAATTTGAATCTACCTGAGGTGGAGAACAATGAGGAGTCTATTAAATCAATTCTTGATGAAGAACTAAGATTG GTAGAGAATGCATTGAAGAGGAATTTCAAGTCTTACGGAGCATGGCATCACCGTAAATGGGTGCTGAGCAAAGGACATTCTTCCACAGACAGGGAATTGTTTCTTCTGGGTAAGTTCCAGAAGGCAGACTCCCGCAATTTTCATGCATGGAATTATAGAAG GTTCGTCACAACATTGAAGAACATACCAAATGAGAAGGAACTAGAATACACAAccgacatgatatatgataatttCAGCAACTATTCTGCTTGGCACAACCGCAG TGTTCTTCTTTCTCATTTGCTGAAGGAAAAAGCAAAAGGATATTCTCCCAAGGACAATGTATTTACAGAAGAATATGAATTTGTGCGCCATGCTCTTTTCACAGATCCAGATGATCAAAGTGGTTGGTTTTATCATCTGTGGCTTCTTGATCAGACAGTTGAACTTGACACATTATTGGTTTCTTCATGGCCACCACATGGCAGTAATCTTTCCTTATCTGTGGATGGATCATTTGGAGATTGCTCTTTATCGCCCTTTACCAGTCTTCAGATTAATACTAGAACACTTCCACTCATTCTCTATTTCAGCGAAGCTGTTGAGAATATATGCTCATCTACAGTAGTAATCGAATGTGAAAATATTGCGAGTAATGAGCTTATTTGGAGATCACTCTCAGGAGATGGAACTGGGTCTTCTCAAGCTTGGTTGACATATCTTAATTTTCCTGTGGAACATGCACATTCTGAAAAGGCTTACCAAGTAAAGGTCAGACTTGCTCGTTCTCAAGGCATTTTCTCTTCAACTGGTGTTCATCATGGAGATTCTTCTCATATTGAATTTTCAGTGTCTGTACCACCTCATCATTCAGAACATgttgatttgaaaaatgaaGGGAAGATCTGTTGGAGTGATGAAAGTTTCTGCACTCACGACGCACAGTTTCTTGAGTCAGTTCTGGTTAAATTGTTCCATCTGGAAAGAATTAAGATAGACGAAACAGTGGTGGATTATCAGTGGAATATTACGACCATCAATAATGAGATATCACACTGCAGGGAGTTGTTATCGACAATGAACTG TAAAATTGGGAAGCTGACACTTGCCAGACTGTTGATGGCCCATGACACCTTAATGTCATTTGCTGGCACTAGTCATAGATATGCTAGCCACGATGCAGAAATTCTTCAACTATATGACGATTTAAAGAAAATGGACCCAGCACATCTCCACTACTACCAGGATGAGTACAGTATAGTACTTCTGAAACAG ATAATCTCCAATCAAGAATTGTTGCTGAAGCACTGCCGTAAATATAGGGATCCATCTTTTCCAAGAATCAATAATTTCTGTGTGCAGCTTAATAATCTTTCACTTTCACGTATTGGATCTATGGAGCAACTTTTGTGGGTGCAAGTCTTAGATCTCAGCTACAACCAACTTAAGACACTTGAAG GCTTGGAGGTGATGCAACTTCTCTCCTGCTTGAATGTTAGCTACAACAAACTCTGCAGTTTTACTGCATTGGAGCCTTTGAAACTGCTTAGGTCACTGAAAGTCTTGGATATCTCTTACAACGAGATTGGGGCACACTCTATTGACACAAGGAGGTATTTGTGCTCTTCCCCTCTTAACCATAGAAGTGGAGGTGACTGGAAAACTGAGGAATCTGAGATGCATTGCACTGAGGTGGCTGATTATTGGGAAGcttatgctatttttaaagacttgAACTTGATACAATTAGATGTTATAGGAAATGCAGTTTCCGATGAAAAGAGAAAATCACTTCTAATTAAGCTATTACCGTCACTAAAGTGGCTTGATGGTGAAAGTTGCCGATAA
- the LOC129902731 gene encoding receptor-like protein 56, with translation MAGVLCPMLQLLWTCWILMCLNFMDCCGKLVEEEKRALLELRDSLNYPNGSTLINEWVEEDYCAWVGIFCIRDLNNDARVVDIILTNKRELGLGIWYPDAALLTRFTHLRSLYVSGNAIGNWIMPEALCKLHNLKELDLSFNPLNGDALPHFQVCSLASLEQLHLSGVYPSFPLPLLRALCGLKDMRRLDLSNNNLTDDSMPHCLFDDLSYLESLDLSGNNLKNSHHSLSALCRLQNLKRLDPSDNFLDDGSIPACLFEKHAVLESLDISHNNIRGSPHFFPGICKLRNLQVLNLQDNLIQGGLDPCLGGMTSLVSLDLSFNHFEGTISSSIFSNLTLLETLRLSDNRFDGLLLFASFANLSNLEAIDLTNNEFEVDTETPSWVPSFQLVSLDLRNTRLNQNYSHVIPTFISKQHKLKSLSLSYNALQGNVPSWLLYNNTLLMLSLRGNHLYGGIPVSSQFQASSLLMLDASDNCLGSTLPTNVLESFPDLFYLNLSNNALEGTLPSSFDNLLKLEVLDLSHNFLQGKLPPILRQNNTSLAHLVLSNNNFYGEFMPRFSNMSNLAYLHLQNDGFIGVLPAAMFNLPVLKVMDISGNYLSGNVPDYFPLFPRLAILILARNRFHGIIPVSLCHMQKLHILDMSTNLFSGVLPSCLGNITAWMKESEVLLPAFMWLSPSYTNYRVKVPLTTKGNALSYEGIPLSQMTTLDLSMNHFTSEIPSQLGELVALRSLNLSHNVLSGHIPESFMNLKKLESLDLSSNHLIGKIPSQMTQLDSLSTLNLAFNHLSGRIPFENKFVTFEASSYRGNKELCGPPLENDCALSSPPQQHEEEEEEKQGIGESDFFFFSCIAVAYVVGFWSVIAPLLLSRNWRMTYYANVDSCIELCKEKLHLS, from the exons ATGGCTGGTGTCTTGTGTCCTATGCTTCAGCTTCTTTGGACATGTTGGATACTGATGTGCTTGAATTTCATGGATTGCTGTGGTAAATTAGTAGAGGAGGAAAAGAGGGCACTTTTGGAGCTTAGGGACTCCCTTAACTATCCCAATGGATCTACGCTAATCAATGAATGGGTTGAAGAAGACTATTGTGCATGGGTTGGAATTTTTTGTATCAGAGATCTAAATAATGATGCGCGTGTTGTTGATATTATTCTTACCAATAAAAGAGAACTTGGACTTGGAATATGGTATCCTGATGCAGCCTTGTTGACTCGTTTCACTCATCTCCGTTCTCTCTATGTATCTGGCAATGCTATTGGCAACTGGATCATGCCAGAAG CATTATGCAAATTGCACAACCTGAAGGAATTGGATCTAAGTTTCAACCCTTTAAATGGTGATGCTCTGCCTCATTTTCAAGTATGTAGCCTCGCATCTCTAGAACAGCTGCACCTATCAGGGGTTTATCCTAGTTTCCCTTTACCACTGCTCAGAG CATTGTGCGGACTAAAGGATATGCGGAGACTAGATCTAAGCAACAATAATCTTACAGATGATAGCATGCCACATTGCCTGTTTGATGATCTTTCCTACCTTGAAAGCTTGGACTTGTCTGGGAATAACCTTAAGAATTCCCATCACAGTCTATCAG CTTTATGTAGACTGCAGAATCTCAAAAGGTTGGATCCGAGTgataattttcttgatgatggAAGCATACCGGCCTGCCTCTTTGAAAAGCACGCAGTCCTTGAAAGTCTGGATATTTCACATAACAATATCAGGGGTTCTCCTCATTTCTTTCCAG GAATCTGTAAACTTAGGAACCTGCAGGTGTTAAATCTTCAGGATAACCTTATACAAGGTGGACTTGATCCATGCCTTGGTGGAATGACTTCCTTGGTTTCTTTAGATCTTTCTTTCAATCATTTTGAGGGGACTATTTCTTCTTCCATATTCAGCAACCTGACTTTGCTCGAGACCCTTCGTCTTTCAGATAATAGGTTTGATGGACTTCTCTTGTTTGCATCATTTGCTAACCTCTCCAACCTTGAAGCCATTGATCTTACAAATAATGAGTTTGAAGTTGACACTGAAACTCCATCTTGGGTTCCATCTTTTCAACTTGTGTCCCTTGACTTACGAAATACAAGGCTAAACCAGAACTACAGCCATGTAATTCCAACGTTCATCTCCAAACAACACAAGTTGAAGTCCCTGTCTTTGTCCTATAATGCCCTTCAAGGAAATGTTCCGTCCTGGTTGTTGTATAATAATACACTTCTTATGTTGTCTTTGAGAGGCAACCATTTGTATGGTGGAATTCCTGTGTCTTCTCAGTTTCAAGCATCAAGTCTTCTGATGCTTGATGCATCAGATAATTGCTTGGGCAGTACACTTCCCACTAACGTGCTCGAATCATTTCCAGACTTATTCTATCTTAACCTGTCAAATAACGCCCTCGAAGGCACCCTCCCTTCATCTTTTGACAATCTGCTAAAGTTAGAGGTTCTGGACCTTTCTCACAACTTCCTACAGGGAAAACTTCCTCCAATTTTAAGACAGAATAACACTTCATTGGCACATTTAGTTCTTTCAAACAATAACTTTTACGGGGAGTTTATGCCCCGATTTTCAAATATGTCAAATCTTGCATACTTGCATCTTCAAAATGATGGATTTATTGGAGTCCTCCCTGCTGCTATGTTTAACCTTCCTGTTCTGAAGGTCATGGACATTAGTGGGAATTATTTGTCAGGCAATGTTCCAGATTATTTTCCTCTCTTTCCACGTCTGGCCATACTTATCTTGGCAAGAAACCGGTTTCATGGGATTATTCCAGTGTCTTTGTGCCACATGCAAAAGCTTCATATTTTGGACATGtctacaaatttattctctggGGTTTTACCTTCTTGCCTCGGTAACATAACCGCATGGATGAAGGAATCTGAAGTACTACTCCCAGCCTTTATGTGGTTATCTCCTTCATATACTAACTACAGGGTCAAAGTTCCTTTAACAACCAAAGGCAATGCACTCTCTTATGAAGGCATTCCTCTTTCTCAAATGACTACACTTGATCTATCTATGAACCATTTCACTAGTGAAATTCCATCACAGCTAGGAGAACTAGTAGCTCTCCGTTCATTAAACCTCTCCCACAACGTCCTATCTGGCCATATTCCAGAATCTTTCATGAACTTAAAGAAACTGGAGAGTTTGGATCTATCTTCTAATCATCTAATTGGAAAAATTCCTTCTCAGATGACTCAACTTGATTCACTTTCAACTTTAAATTTGGCTTTCAATCATCTGTCAGGTAGAATCCCATTTGAAAACAAATTTGTCACCTTTGAAGCATCTAGTTATAGAGGTAACAAGGAACTCTGTGGACCACCACTCGAAAATGATTGTGCGCTCTCGAGCCCGCCTCAGCagcatgaagaagaagaagaagagaagcaaGGAATTGGTGAGAGtgacttctttttcttctcatgTATTGCCGTTGCTTATGTTGTGGGATTTTGGAGTGTCATTGCTCCTCTTCTTCTTAGTAGGAACTGGCGTATGACAtattatgctaatgttgatagCTGCATTGAACTGTGCAAGGAGAAACTTCATCTTTCCTAA